The following are encoded in a window of Thiohalobacter sp. IOR34 genomic DNA:
- the pyrR gene encoding bifunctional pyr operon transcriptional regulator/uracil phosphoribosyltransferase PyrR produces the protein MADSREIEGLLERMGGELRELMRRRGREDAAMVGIHTGGVWIAERLHPLLELEAPLGTLDISFYRDDFTRIGMNPQVRPSELPFTVDERHIILVDDVLHTGRTIRAALNELFDYGRPASITLAVLVERSGRELPIEADVVGLQMPLAADEHVKLSGPEPLTLEVQKTA, from the coding sequence ATGGCGGATTCGAGAGAGATCGAGGGCCTGCTCGAGCGCATGGGCGGCGAACTGCGCGAGCTGATGCGTCGGCGCGGGCGCGAGGATGCCGCCATGGTCGGCATCCACACCGGCGGCGTCTGGATCGCCGAACGCCTGCACCCACTGCTGGAACTGGAGGCGCCGCTCGGCACCCTGGACATCTCCTTCTACCGCGACGACTTCACCCGCATCGGCATGAACCCCCAGGTGCGGCCCTCGGAGCTGCCGTTCACGGTCGACGAGCGGCACATCATCCTGGTCGACGACGTGCTGCATACCGGCCGCACCATCCGCGCCGCGCTGAACGAGCTGTTCGACTACGGCCGGCCGGCCTCCATCACCCTCGCCGTACTGGTCGAGCGCAGCGGCCGCGAGCTGCCGATCGAGGCCGACGTGGTCGGCCTGCAGATGCCGCTGGCTGCGGACGAGCACGTCAAGCTGAGCGGTCCCGAGCCCCTGACCCTGGAGGTGCAGAAGACGGCATGA
- the ruvX gene encoding Holliday junction resolvase RuvX, producing the protein MPEAATETLTLLGFDHGRTRIGVAVGSTLTGSARALTTLPAREGQPDWETVSQLIAEWQPALLVVGRPRRLDGSDSESTVAAERFARRLEGRYHLPVRRMDEQLSSHEAEALLGAEARRDPARIDAEAARIILQNWLDGQGD; encoded by the coding sequence ATGCCTGAGGCAGCGACGGAAACCCTCACCCTGCTCGGTTTCGATCACGGCAGGACCCGGATCGGCGTGGCAGTCGGCTCGACCCTGACCGGCAGCGCCCGGGCGCTGACCACGCTGCCGGCCCGGGAGGGTCAGCCGGACTGGGAGACGGTGTCGCAGCTGATCGCCGAGTGGCAACCGGCCCTGCTGGTGGTCGGCCGGCCACGAAGGCTGGACGGCAGCGACAGCGAGAGCACGGTCGCCGCGGAACGTTTCGCGCGCCGCCTCGAAGGGCGCTACCATCTGCCGGTGCGGCGGATGGACGAACAGCTCAGCTCGCACGAGGCCGAGGCACTGCTGGGGGCCGAGGCACGGCGCGATCCGGCGCGCATCGACGCCGAGGCGGCGCGGATCATCTTGCAGAACTGGCTGGACGGCCAGGGGGACTGA
- a CDS encoding YqgE/AlgH family protein: MPDAPSLCNHLLIAMPGLTDPNFFHTVTYLCEHDEDGAMGLVINRPLEMRLGDVFAHTQIEPGDPFVADRPVFQGGPVQPERGFVLHQPLGDWQATLRVTDEIGVTASQDILAAMAAGQGPQRALVALGYAGWGPGQLEQEMADNAWLNGPADPRILFDTPVERRWEAAAALLGVDLKLLSNDTGHA; this comes from the coding sequence ATGCCTGACGCCCCCTCCCTCTGCAACCACCTGCTGATTGCCATGCCCGGGCTGACCGATCCCAACTTCTTTCACACCGTGACCTACCTCTGCGAACACGACGAGGACGGCGCCATGGGCCTGGTCATCAACCGCCCGCTGGAGATGCGCCTGGGCGACGTCTTCGCCCACACCCAGATCGAGCCCGGCGACCCCTTCGTCGCCGACCGGCCGGTGTTCCAGGGTGGTCCGGTACAGCCGGAACGCGGCTTCGTCCTCCATCAGCCGCTCGGCGACTGGCAGGCGACGCTGCGTGTCACCGATGAGATCGGCGTCACCGCCTCGCAGGACATCCTCGCCGCCATGGCCGCCGGCCAGGGGCCGCAGCGGGCCCTGGTGGCGCTGGGCTACGCTGGCTGGGGCCCCGGCCAGCTGGAACAGGAGATGGCGGACAACGCCTGGCTGAACGGACCGGCCGACCCGCGCATCCTCTTCGACACCCCGGTGGAACGGCGCTGGGAAGCGGCCGCAGCGCTGCTCGGCGTGGACCTCAAGCTGCTGTCCAACGACACCGGGCATGCCTGA